Within the bacterium genome, the region GCGGCGACATCTATTTCGACTCCCTGGCCACTCTCATCCTTCTCCTGCTGGGTGGACGCTGGCTGGAGCGCCGCCGCCAGCGGGAGTCGGCCGACGCCGCCGAACTGCTCTACTCCCTGGCCCCCGCCGCCGCCCGCCGCATCGACGCGACGCCCGAGGGCGAGCAGGTGCGGGAGGTGCCGGTGGAGGCGCTCAAGGTGCAGGACCTGGTGGAGGTGCGGGCGGGCGACCTCGTGCCGGTGGACGGCCTGGTCGAGGAGGGCGTCAGCGAGCTGGACCTCTCCCTCCTCACCGGTGAATCGCGGCCGGTGGCGGTCCGCGGCGGCGAGGCGGTCCATGCCGGCACGACCAATCTGCTCTCGCCTCTGCGCGTGCGGGTGGAGGCGACGGGTGAGCAGACCCGCGTGGGCCGCCTCATGCAGGTGGTGGAGGAAGCAGCCGGCCGCCGGGCGCCCATCGTGCGGCTGGCCGACCGCCTGGCCGCCTGGTTCACGGGCGTCGTCATCGTGCTGGCCGGGGGCACTCTCCTGCTCTGGCTGCAGATCGATCCCGCCCACGCGGTCAACCACACCGTGGCCCTCCTCATCATTACTTGCCCCTGCGCCCTGGGCCTGGCCACGCCGCTGGCCATCAGCGTGGCGGTGGGCCGGGCGGCCCGGGCGGGCATCCTGGTCAAGGGCGGCGACGTGGTGGAGGCGCTCAGCAGGCCGGGCCTGCTGCTGCTGGACAAGACGGGCACCCTGACCGAGGGGCGCAGCAGTCTGCGCCTCCTCCTGGGAGACGAGGGCGCGCTGGCCGCCGCCGCCGCCCTCGAACGCCGCGTGCAGCACCCGGTGGCCCGCGCCCTGGTCAGCGAGGCGGACAGGCGGGCGCCGGGGGGCGAGGGGGAGCACCGCATCGAGGATCTGCGCCAGGACCTGGGCGGCGGCATCAGCGGGCGGGTCGACGGCGTGGAGATCTGGGTGGGCAGCCCGGCCTGGGTGGAGTCCCGCCTGGCGGGACCTCTTCCCGCCCAGCTGCGCGGCTGGGTGGAACACGTGGTGGCGGAGGGCCTCAGCCCCGTCGTCCTGGCCCGCGCCGGCCGGCCGGTGGCCGTGGCCGGGCTGGGGGACGCCCTGCGCCCGGATGCCGCCGCCACCCTGGCCCGCCTGCGGGAACGGGGCTGGCGCTTGGGCATCCTCTCGGGGGATCATCCCCACATCGTGGCGGAGACGGCCCGCCGCCTGGGATTGGACCCGTCCTCCTGCCGGGGCGGCGTGCTGCCCGAGGAGAAGCTGGCGGCGGTGGAGGCGGCGGCGCGCCAGGGCACGGTGGTGATGGTGGGAGACGGGGTCAACGACGCGGCGGCCCTCTCCGCGGCCACGGTGGGGGTCGGCGTCCACGGCGGCGCCGAGGCCAGCCTGGCGGCGGCGGACGTCTTCCTGACCAGGCCCGGCCTGGCCGCGGTGGCCGACCTGATGGAAGGCGCCCGTCGCACGGTGCGCGTCATCCGCCGCAATCTCATCTTCTCGCTGTGCTACAACGTGGTGGGGGCCGGCCTCGCCATCGCCGGGCACATCAATCCCCTGCTCGCCGCTCTGCTCATGCCACTTTCGTCCATCACGGTGGTGACCAGCAGCTTCCGTTCGCGTACCTTCGTCTGAGAAGACCGTGCGGGGCAGGCCGGCGGGCGCTCCCCCGGTCGCCACAGCTTCGGGAGGCGTCCCGTGTCCGTCATCTACCTCGTCCTGCCCCTCGCCCTGCTCATCGCCGCCGGCATGATCTGGGCCTTCATGCGCTCCGTCCGCCGCGGCCAGTTCGACGACCTGGACACACCGGCCCTGCGCATGCTCTTCGACGACCACCCGGCCCGCCGCGACAAGGCGGGGCAGGCCGGGGATCCGCCCACGAAAGCGGCCGACGAGGCGGAGCCCCCCTCCGCCTGATCCTGATCCAACCTGGCTGCCACCTTTTGCCGCCCGCCGCACTCGTAGAGGCAGGGGACAGAAAGGCGACCTGATGCATGCACCCGATCCACCCCCGGCCGACCTCTTCTGGAGGCTGCTGGAGCCGCACTGGGAGAAGCTGTGCGCCCTGGCGCGGCAGCTGGCGCCTGCCGGCGAGGAGGGCGACCTCTTGCAGGACTGCCTGCTCAAGGGAGTGGGCGGACTGCCCGGTCTGCGCGACGTGGACCGCTTCATGGCCTGGATGGCCCGCATCCTGGTCCATGAAGCCCGCCGCCGGCACCGTCGGGGCCTGTGGCGGCGCTGGGGGACGAGGGCGGATCCGGCCGAGGCGATGGAGCTGCCGTCCGGCGGGGACGCGGGCGGCGAGGAGCACCTGCGGCGCAGGCACCTCAAGTGTGCCCTGGCCGCCCTGGCGCCGGCGCGGCGCGAGGTGCTGCTCCTGCACTACCTGGGCGGCCTTTCGCTGGCCGAGGTGGCGCAGGCGCGCGGGGAGGCCCTCAGCGCCGTCAAGACGCGGATCAGCCGGGCGCGCCGGGAACTGCGGGGCATGCTGGAAGGCCGCCTCAACCTGGCCCTGATCGGACGACAGAGCGAGAAGGAGCTGGATCATGACTTCGAACAGCACCTGGAAGCCGCGCCTCTCCGCGGACAGGAGTCCTGAGCGGGAGGACGAGGACCTGCGCGCCCTCTTCCACAGCCTGCGTCCACGATCCGGGGAGCTGCCCGACCTGGCGGAGGAGCGCCGCCGCCTGGAGGCGCGCCTGGCTCGGGGAAGGGCGGCGGCAAGCGGAGCGCGGGCGCCTGGGCTGGCCCGCCTGGAGAAAGGATGGATGGAGATGTGGAGACCTGCCAACTGGAGCCTGCTGCGCGTGGCGGGGGCTTGTGCCCTGCTGGCGGTGGTGCTGGCCTGCACCGTGCCTCTTGATTATGACCGCGAAGCCGGCCTCAACTTGCGCCTGACCATCAACGGGGAGCTGCAACCCGTGCTTGAGCTGTTGCGGGAAGGCCCCTGGAGCCTGGATGCCCTCCGCGTGGATGAGGGGGCGACGGCGAGCGTGGTGGAGGCCAGGCTGCGGGACGCCCGCGTGGAGGACCTGGAGATCCTGCGCACCCTGGCTGTGGTGGAGGAGCTGGAGAGCGGCCCGTGGGCCGAGGAACGGCGTGGCACGCTGTTCACCATGATGATGGACAACGTTTTCCATCTGCGCCTGGACATTTCGGGGATGAGCGACGAGCAGATCAACGAGGCCCTGGGCGAGCGCCTGCAGGCCGAGGGCTATCCCGGCCGCGTGACCGTGCGGCGCCAGGAGGGCATGCCGCAGGTGCTGGTGGAGGTCGAGGGCGACGAGGGAGCGACCCCCGGCCAGCTCACCATCGAGCTGTCCGACCGGCGGGACAGCATCGCGACCGAGGGCGTCTGGGTGCAGGAGGGGCGCCCCCTCAACCTGGAGCTGGGCCAACTTGAAGGATTGAGCGAGGAGGAGATCCGGGCCCGGGTGCGCCAACAGCTGCAGGCGGCCGGCTTGCACCCCGATTCCAGCCAGATCTTCATCCAGCGACATGAATCAGGCGAAGGGCAGCGCCGTCAGGCCGAGCTGAAGGTGGAGGTGCGGGCCGGCGAGTAGATTCCTGGACGGCCGCCGGGTCGTCAGGACCGATCGACAGGGCGGGGCGCCAGAGGGCCCCGCCCTGTTTGTTCTCCATTCCATTGGATGATCCCCGCCCTTCTGCATGTCGGGTGTGAATTTCATCCCCATCCGACCGATAAGCAAGAGAGCAGAAGGGACATCCATTACGGGAAATGGAGCAGAGGTGGGCCGAAAAGGCGTCAGCCACAGCATAAAACGTATGGCCCTTGCCTGGCGCCCGTGCTGGGCACTGCCGCTGCTCTGCTTTGTGGCGAGCGGATCCGCCTCCCCGGGGCGACCGCCGGTGGAGCACCTGTCCCCCTCCGACAACGGCTTCGCCAGCACCTGTCTTTCCAGCAGCCACGCCGAAGGGGGCAGCGTCTTCGTGGGCGGGGCCGACGGACTGCTGGAGTTCGATGGACAGGAGTGGCGGGAGCTGACCACGCCGGGCCGCACCCAGGTCAGAAGCGTCATGGCCTTGCCCGACGGCCAAGTGGCCTATGGCGCCGTCAACGAGTTCGGCATCTTCTTCGCCGACCAGCGCCGCGACTGGCAGGTGCGCCAGTTGTCCGACAGCCTGAAAGGTCGGGCGCCCTACTTCCGCGAGATCCGCGCGATCTGCGCCCTCTCCCACGGCCTCTACTTCCAGAGCCAGGAGTTCCTGGCCCGTTGGCAGGACGGCCTGCTGCAGCTCTTCCTGCCCCCCGGATCCATTGGCGGCGCCGTGGCGGTGGGGGACACGCTTTATCTGCAGGTCGAGCAGCTGGGCCTCGTGCGGCTGGATCCACGCCTCATCCCCAAGGGCCAGCTGCAGATCCCCGACGCGGCGCTGCGCCCCGTGCTGGGTCCCGACCTCTTCGTCGGGGGCAACCGCCTGGTCCTCCTGCTGCCCATGGAAGGGGGCCTGATGCTGGGCACGCTCTACGGCGGCGTCCATCAGCTGGCGGCGGGACGGACCCGCCCGCTGGCCTCCCTTTCCACGCTGGTGCGTCCCCTTCAGCTGTTTCATGGTGTTCGCCTGGCCGACGGGGGGCTGGCCCTCGCCACCCTCCAGGGCGGCGTCCTTCTGTTGGACCGGCGGGGCGTGCTGCGGCGACAGCTGGGCGAGGAGGACGACCTGCCCTCGCCCATGGCCGTCCATCTCAGCGTGGACCCCCGCGGCGATCTGTGGATCGCCAGCACGGAAGGCCTGAGCCGGGTGGGCTTGTCGCAGAGCTGGACCGTGCTTGATCAGGCCGACGGCCTGCGGGGCCAGCCGCTCAGCCTGGCGCGGCACCAGGGCGAACTGGTGGTGGGCACGACCCAGGGGCTTTTCCGGCTGGAACAGACGCTGGACGGCCGCAGCGGATCCTTCCGCCCGCTGACCGGGACGCCCGGCATTGCCTGGCAGCTGCTGCCCACCGGCCCCTCGCTGCTGGCCATCCTCGGTGGGCGTCTCCTGGAGATCGGAGCTGGACCGGCGCGGGCGCTGCCAGGGGGACAGCCCACCTTCCTCCACCAGGACCGCCACCGCGCCGGGCGAGTCTGGGCGGGCGCGGAGGGCCGTCTGCGCTGGTTGGAGCACGGACTGGGCGGCTGGCAAGTGGCCGGCGAGGTGCCCGGCGTGCGCGGCATGGCCAACTCCATGGCTCAGGACGCGGGCGGCGCCCTGTGGGTGGGGTGCAACGACGTGGGCGTTTATCTGGTGGAGGAAGGGCCGGAGGGTTGGCGCGCCCGGCTCCATGGGGTGGACCAGGGACTGCCGCCGGGCAGCTGCCGGGTGGTGGGCTTGGGGGACTCCCTCGTCGTGCTGGCCTCTGGCGGCGCCTTTTCGCCGGACGCCGCGGGCCGCTTGCGCCCCGTGTCCTGGGTTGATCCCCCACCGGGCTGGACGCTGAACGCCGCCACGGAGTTGACCTTGGCCGAGGGCACGCTGTGGGGCCTCTTCCGCGAGGGGCTGGCCCGCCTGACCCTGGCGGACGGCCTGCGCGAATGGCGCCCCATCATCCCCACCCGTTCCGGACAACGACCGGGACCTTTGCTGGTCGAGGGCGATGAGCTGTGGGTGGGGGTGGACCGCGACCTGCGCCATTACCGGCGGCTGCCCGGTGGCGGGGAGCAGGCGGTGTGCGACCTGCCGGTGAAGCTGCGCAGCCTGGTGCTGGACGGGCGGGAGTGGGCCGGCAACGCCGGGGGCCTGCGGGGGCTGGAACGCATCCGCGGCTCCGGGCCGCTGGAGGTGCGGGTGGCGTGCGGGATGGCGGACCGGGACGGCACGCAGTGGTCCTGGCGGGTGGAAGGCCTGGACGCCGCCTGGAGCGAATGGAGTCCTGACGCTCGCCTGAACATCTCATGGCTGCCGGGCGGACGCTACAAGGTGCTGGTCCGCCACCGGCAGGGCGAGTCCGCCTCCGCCCCGATCCTGCTTGCCCGCATCGTCGTTCCACAGCCCTGGCACAGCCACTGGTGGGTGCGGGGACTGGCCCTGCTCCTGCTGGTGGGCGCCGTCTTCGGCTTGGCCCGGGGCCGGGCCCGCCACCTGCGCCGCATGAATGAGGCGCTGGAGGCGGAGATCCTGGAGCGACGACGCGCCGAAGCGGCCTTGCGTTCTTCCGAGTCGCGCTACCGCAACCTCTTCGAGCACGCCCTGGACGGCATCATCATCATGGATGAGAGTTGCTTCCTGCAGGTCAACCCCTCCGCCTGCCGCATCTACGGGCGCTCGGCCAGCGATCTGGTGGGCCGCAGCCCGGTGGAGCTGTCGCCCCCCCTGCAGGCCGACGGCAGCCCTTCCGCCGAGCAGGCCCGGGCCATGCTGGACGCGGCGCTGGCCGGCGAGTGCCGCCATTTCGAATGGACCCACCTGCGGCCGGACGGCAGCCCCCTGCATGTGGAGGTCAGCCTCTCGCCGCTGGATCTGGGCGACACCCGGCTGGTGCTGGCCGAGGTGCGGGACGTGAGCGAGCGCCGCCAACTGGAGGAGCAACTGCGGCAGTCGCAGAAGATGGAGGCGGTGGGGCGGTTGGCCGGTGGCGTGGCCCACGACTTCAACAACATCCTCATGGTCATCCTGGGCCAATGCGACCTGCTCATGATGAGCCTGGACGCCAGCGATCCCATCCGCGAGGAGCTGCAGCAGGTGCGGGACGCCGCCCAGCGCGCCTCCCAGCTGACCCGCCAGCTGCTCGCCTTCAGCCGCCGCCAGACCCTGCATCCCCAGCGCATCTCCCTCAACATCGTCCTGGGCGACCTGGAGAAGATGCTGCGCCGGGTCATCGGCGAGACGATCGAGATCAACCTCAACCTCGCCACCGACCTGCTGCGGGTCAGCGTGGACCCGGGACAGATGGACCAGGTCATCATCAACCTGGCCGTCAACGCCCGCGACGCCATGCCGGCGGGCGGCGCGCTCAACATCAGCACGCGCAACATCCTGCTCACCGCCCAACGCGCCCGTGAGCTGGGCGTGCGGGAAGGCCCCCACATCCTGCTCAGCATCCGCGACAACGGACAAGGCATCAGGCCGGAGCTGATCGACCACATCTTCGAGCCCTTCTTCACCACGAAGGACCATGGCAAGGGGACAGGGCTGGGCCTCGCCACGGTTTACGGCATCATCACGCAAAGCGAGGGCGCCATCCGGGTGGAGAGCCTGCCGGGCGAAGGCAGCTGCTTCGAGATCTACCTGCCCGCCTCCCTGGTGGAGGGGGAGGGCGAGCCGGGACCCGACGCGGCCCCCGCGCTGGAGTCCGGCGACCAGGAGCGCATCCTGCTGGTCGAGGACGAGGGGGCGGTGCGCGATGTGCTGCAGCGCACGCTGGAGAACCATGGCTACCAGGTCGAGACGGCGGTGGACGGACGCGAGGGGCTGGACAAACTGCTCAACGGCTGGCCGCCCGACCTCGTGCTCAGCGATGTGGTGATGCCCAACCTGGGCGGTTTCGAGCTGGTGCGGGCCATGCGCAAGGCCGGGTGCCGGCAGCCGGTGGTGCTGATGACGGGCTACACGGACCGCGATCTCAATCCGGAGGATCTGGACAGCCTGGCCATCACGGTGCTGATCAAACCATTCGGTCCGGGCGCCCTGCTGCGTGAGATCCAGCGCCGGCTGTTCGAGCTGCGCTGAGCCTCCCCCCGCCCGCCCCTTCGCGGGTTGGCCGCTTTCCCTGGAGCCATCCTCCTCCCGGCTTCGCCGCCTGCGCCTCCTGTCGCGCGCTTTGCTATCCTTGGCCATCAAGGGGCAGCCAGCAGAGAGGAGTCCATGAGCGCCAGCAAGGCCCACAAGATCACCCTCATCCAGGGGGACGGCATCGGTCCGGAAGTGACGGCGGCGGCCCGGCGGGTGATCGCCGCCACGGGCGTCAAGGTGGAGTGGGACTTGATGCCGGCCGGGGCCGGCGCGGCCGAGACCCACGGCAACACCCTGCCCGATGAGACGCTGGAGTCCATCCGCGCCAACAAGGTGGCGCTCAAGGGGCCGCTCACGACCCCCATCGGCGGCGGCTTCCGCAGCGTCAACGTGGCCCTGCGCAAGGAGCTGGACCTCTACGCCAACATCCGCCCCGTGCGCTCCTCCCTCGGCATCACCGAGCACCACAAGCCCATCAACCTGGTCCTCTTCCGCGAGAACACGGAGGACCTCTACGCCGGCCTGGAGCAGGACATCGCCCCCGGCGTGGCGCAGAGCCTGAAGATCATCACGGAGAAGGCCTCCACCCGCATCGCCCGCGCCGCCTTCGCCTGGGCCGCGCAGAAACAGCGCCACACGGTCCACGCCGTGCACAAGGCCAACATCATGAAGAAGTCGGACGGCCTCTTCCTGCAAAGCGTGCGCAAAGTGGCCAGCGAGTACCCGGACCTCCAGTACAAGGAGATCATCGTCGACAACTGCGCCATGCAGATGGTGATGCGGCCCGAGATCTTCGATGTGGTGGTGCTGGGCAACCTCTACGGCGACATCATCAGCGACCTCTGCGCCGGGCTGGTGGGCGGCCTGGGGGTGGTGCCGGGCGCCAACGTGGGCGACGACTGCGCCGTCTTCGAGTCCGTCCACGGCAGTGCGCCGGACATCGCCGGCCGCGGGATCGCCAACCCCATCGCCACCATCCTCTCGGGCAACCTCATGCTCCGCCATCTGGGCGAGGAGAAGGCGGCCGACCGCGTGCAGGCGGCGCTCACCCTCTTCATGGCGGACAAGAGCAACCTGACCCCCGACCTGGGCGGCACGGCCACCACCGACCAGCTGGTGGACGGCATCCTGCGCAAGCTGGACCTGCTGAAGTAGAAGGAGCGCCCCACCCGACCGGCGCAGGGTCGAGCCGGGCGCCCCCTTCCATCAGGCCCCGGACGTCGCGGGACGGACGGGGCTCAGTTCTCGCGCACCCGCCGCAGGTAGGCCTGCACCTCGCTCGAGAGCAGCCCCGCATGCCGGCTCAGCTCCTGCGCGGCGCCCAGCACCTGGCTGCTGGCCGCCCCCGTCTCCTCGGCGGCGGTGCTGAGGGCGCCGACGTTGCCGCTCACCTCCCGCGTGCCCATGGCGGCCTGTTCCACGTTGCGGGCGATCTCATGGGTCGTGACGCCCTGTTCCTCCATGGCGCCGGCGATGCTGGTGACGATCTCGTCGTTCTGCCCGATCACCCGCGAGATGTCCCGGATGCTGCGCGCCGCCTCCTGGGTGTCCTGCTGGATGGCCAGGATCTGCTGGCGGATGTCCTCGGTGGCCTGGGTTGTCTGGCGGGCCAGGGTCTTCACCTCGTCGGCCACCACGGCGAAGCCCTTGCCCGCCTCGCCGGCGCGCGCCGCCTCGATCGTGGCGTTGAGGGCGAGCAGGTTGGTCTGGTCGGCCACGCTCTTGATCAGGTCCGCCACCTCGCCGATGCGGGCCACGCTCTGGGTCAGGCGCTCCACGTTCTGGTCGGCTGTGCGGCTGCTGGCCACGGCCTGCTCGGCGATCTCGCTGGAGGTCCTCACCTGGCGGTTGATCTCGCCAATGCTGCCGGACAGCTCCTCCGAGGCGGCGGCCACGGCCCCCAGGTTGACGCTGCTCTGCTCGGCGGCTGCGGCGACGCTGCCCGCCTGGGCGCTGGTCTCCACGCTCAGGGCGGACATGCTCTGGGCGGTGGCCTGCAACTCCTCGGCGGCGGCGGAGACGGCCTGCACCACCTGTCCCACGCTGGACTCGAACTCGGCGGCCAGTTGCAGGCGGAGGCGCCGGCGCTCCTCGGCCTCCTTGGCCTCGCGCTCCTGCTGGGCGGCCTCCAGGCGGCGGACTTCCAGCCCGTTCAGCTTGAACACCTCCACGGCCCGGGCCATCTCGCCCAGTTCGTCCCCGCGCTCGGTGAAGGGGATCGTGATCTCCAGCCGGCCCTCGGCCAGCGTGCTCATGTTCCCGGTCAGCGCCGTGATGGGTTGGACCAGGCCGCGGGCCAGGCGCCGCCCGATCCAGGCGATGATGAGGGTGGTGATCAGGGCGAAAGCGCCAATCCGCAGCAACATGCTGCGAATGGGCGCCCTCACCTCGGCCAGGTCGATCTCGGCCAGCACGGCCCAGCGGTAACCCAGCAGCTCCAGGGGGCCATAGGCGCTCAACACCTTCTGATTGCGGTAATCCCGGGTGGTGGTCGTGCCGGACTGGCCGGCCAAGGCCGCCTGGACAACGTCCGTCCTCACCTCGCGGCCCAGGATGGTGCTCTCCTGCTGGAAACGGCTGTCGCTGTGCATCATGAAATCCGCCCCGACCAGGTAGCACTCGCCCGTCTCCCCCAGCCCGGTCGTGTCCTTCATGATGGAGTTGATCAGATCGGCGGGCAGTTGAATGGCCAGCGATCCAAGCAAGGCGCCGGAATCCGGGTCATGGATGGGGGTTGCCAGGAAGGCGGCCGGGGCGCCGGAGGAGGGGGCGTAGGCCTCGAAGGCGACAAAGGCCAGGCTGCCCGGCACCGGGTGGTCCAGCACCTGCCCCGCCACCCGCGCCAACCCGGTCTCCTTCCAGGCTCCGTGGCGCAGATTGGTGGCGAAGTCCGCCTCCTTGTAGACCGTGAAGACAATGTTGCCGGCCTGGTCGATCAGGAAGAGGTCGTAGTAGCCGTTTTCCAGGCAGAGGGAGCGCAGGCGGGGATGGTGCCGCTTGTGGAGGGCCGAGTAGGGCGATCCATCGCCGGCGTCGTCCAGGTGGTGCCGCTCGCCCAGTGGATGGGGATTTCCCTTGATGTAGAGCTCGGCCAGGCGGCTCTCCCCGTCCGCACCCAGCCGGCCGAACGCCTCGGCCAGGTCGACCACCGCCTCTTCGGCCTCCTGTCCGGCGGCCAGGGTGCGCACCTCGCGCGAGACACGCTCCAGCATCATGCCCAGTTGATTGATCCGGCTCTTGTGGGCGATGGACAGCTTCTCCCGGGCATCCTTGGCCAGGGCTTTCTCGCTGACGATGGCGGCGTTGCCGCCAAGCAGGAGGGCGATGATCACCGCCGGAAGGATGACCATCAAGGGGAGACGGGTTGAAATCCTCATGTCGCGATGAGCCATGTCGTTCACCTCCTGTCGCATGATGACGGATCTATCGGGTGATCGATGGTTCACCTTCTATCCCTGAAAAAGCACTCGAGGCAGGCAATCAGCTGCCCACCGAGCAGGGATGGGGAAGGCGGGAGTCTCACCAAGCCTTAACACTCCGAGGCGAAACTGGGTCCGGTGCAACACCTCACCCGGACCGGGCACCCGGCCGGAACAGCCAAGGAGACGGACATGATCACTCGAACCCTGTCGAAAGCCATCACCCTGGTGGCGGCGGCCGCCCTGGTGGGCAGCCTCCAGGCCGCGCCCGTCCAGGTGGACAAGGAGATCGCCCCCTACAAGAAGGTGGAGGGGATCAAGGGCAATGCCACCAGCATCGGTTCGGACACCATGAACAACCTGATGACGCTGTGGCTGGAGGCCTTCCGCAAGTTCTACCCGCAGGTCACCATCCAGATCGAGGGCAAGGGCAGCTCCACGGCCCCCACCGCCCTGATCGAGGGCACGGCCCAGTTCGGTCCCATGTCGCGTCCCATGAAGAACAGCGAGATCGACCAGTTCGAGGCCAAGTACGGCTTCGCCCCGACCGGC harbors:
- a CDS encoding heavy metal translocating P-type ATPase, with translation MTSGTPTRCTHCGLPVPAGLIEPGVEHPFCCNGCRTVHEVIHHHGLEQFYRVAQVTGETPWKANPSGRTFEDFDDPAFLELYARPLAGGLRQVEFYLENVHCAACVWLVEKTPLAIPGVVEARLDVRRSQATIVWDPARSRLSAAACFLDQLGYPPHPYRGIKVREMRRMEDRRLLLRIGVAGAVAANVMIIAVALYGGFFHGMEAQYETFFRWVSLAAILPSMFYSASVFYQGAWAALRNRRLHMDLPVSIGLSAGFVSGVVNTVRASGDIYFDSLATLILLLLGGRWLERRRQRESADAAELLYSLAPAAARRIDATPEGEQVREVPVEALKVQDLVEVRAGDLVPVDGLVEEGVSELDLSLLTGESRPVAVRGGEAVHAGTTNLLSPLRVRVEATGEQTRVGRLMQVVEEAAGRRAPIVRLADRLAAWFTGVVIVLAGGTLLLWLQIDPAHAVNHTVALLIITCPCALGLATPLAISVAVGRAARAGILVKGGDVVEALSRPGLLLLDKTGTLTEGRSSLRLLLGDEGALAAAAALERRVQHPVARALVSEADRRAPGGEGEHRIEDLRQDLGGGISGRVDGVEIWVGSPAWVESRLAGPLPAQLRGWVEHVVAEGLSPVVLARAGRPVAVAGLGDALRPDAAATLARLRERGWRLGILSGDHPHIVAETARRLGLDPSSCRGGVLPEEKLAAVEAAARQGTVVMVGDGVNDAAALSAATVGVGVHGGAEASLAAADVFLTRPGLAAVADLMEGARRTVRVIRRNLIFSLCYNVVGAGLAIAGHINPLLAALLMPLSSITVVTSSFRSRTFV
- the ccoS gene encoding cbb3-type cytochrome oxidase assembly protein CcoS, translating into MSVIYLVLPLALLIAAGMIWAFMRSVRRGQFDDLDTPALRMLFDDHPARRDKAGQAGDPPTKAADEAEPPSA
- a CDS encoding sigma-70 family RNA polymerase sigma factor, with protein sequence MHAPDPPPADLFWRLLEPHWEKLCALARQLAPAGEEGDLLQDCLLKGVGGLPGLRDVDRFMAWMARILVHEARRRHRRGLWRRWGTRADPAEAMELPSGGDAGGEEHLRRRHLKCALAALAPARREVLLLHYLGGLSLAEVAQARGEALSAVKTRISRARRELRGMLEGRLNLALIGRQSEKELDHDFEQHLEAAPLRGQES
- a CDS encoding PAS domain S-box protein; protein product: MEHLSPSDNGFASTCLSSSHAEGGSVFVGGADGLLEFDGQEWRELTTPGRTQVRSVMALPDGQVAYGAVNEFGIFFADQRRDWQVRQLSDSLKGRAPYFREIRAICALSHGLYFQSQEFLARWQDGLLQLFLPPGSIGGAVAVGDTLYLQVEQLGLVRLDPRLIPKGQLQIPDAALRPVLGPDLFVGGNRLVLLLPMEGGLMLGTLYGGVHQLAAGRTRPLASLSTLVRPLQLFHGVRLADGGLALATLQGGVLLLDRRGVLRRQLGEEDDLPSPMAVHLSVDPRGDLWIASTEGLSRVGLSQSWTVLDQADGLRGQPLSLARHQGELVVGTTQGLFRLEQTLDGRSGSFRPLTGTPGIAWQLLPTGPSLLAILGGRLLEIGAGPARALPGGQPTFLHQDRHRAGRVWAGAEGRLRWLEHGLGGWQVAGEVPGVRGMANSMAQDAGGALWVGCNDVGVYLVEEGPEGWRARLHGVDQGLPPGSCRVVGLGDSLVVLASGGAFSPDAAGRLRPVSWVDPPPGWTLNAATELTLAEGTLWGLFREGLARLTLADGLREWRPIIPTRSGQRPGPLLVEGDELWVGVDRDLRHYRRLPGGGEQAVCDLPVKLRSLVLDGREWAGNAGGLRGLERIRGSGPLEVRVACGMADRDGTQWSWRVEGLDAAWSEWSPDARLNISWLPGGRYKVLVRHRQGESASAPILLARIVVPQPWHSHWWVRGLALLLLVGAVFGLARGRARHLRRMNEALEAEILERRRAEAALRSSESRYRNLFEHALDGIIIMDESCFLQVNPSACRIYGRSASDLVGRSPVELSPPLQADGSPSAEQARAMLDAALAGECRHFEWTHLRPDGSPLHVEVSLSPLDLGDTRLVLAEVRDVSERRQLEEQLRQSQKMEAVGRLAGGVAHDFNNILMVILGQCDLLMMSLDASDPIREELQQVRDAAQRASQLTRQLLAFSRRQTLHPQRISLNIVLGDLEKMLRRVIGETIEINLNLATDLLRVSVDPGQMDQVIINLAVNARDAMPAGGALNISTRNILLTAQRARELGVREGPHILLSIRDNGQGIRPELIDHIFEPFFTTKDHGKGTGLGLATVYGIITQSEGAIRVESLPGEGSCFEIYLPASLVEGEGEPGPDAAPALESGDQERILLVEDEGAVRDVLQRTLENHGYQVETAVDGREGLDKLLNGWPPDLVLSDVVMPNLGGFELVRAMRKAGCRQPVVLMTGYTDRDLNPEDLDSLAITVLIKPFGPGALLREIQRRLFELR
- a CDS encoding isocitrate/isopropylmalate dehydrogenase family protein, which translates into the protein MSASKAHKITLIQGDGIGPEVTAAARRVIAATGVKVEWDLMPAGAGAAETHGNTLPDETLESIRANKVALKGPLTTPIGGGFRSVNVALRKELDLYANIRPVRSSLGITEHHKPINLVLFRENTEDLYAGLEQDIAPGVAQSLKIITEKASTRIARAAFAWAAQKQRHTVHAVHKANIMKKSDGLFLQSVRKVASEYPDLQYKEIIVDNCAMQMVMRPEIFDVVVLGNLYGDIISDLCAGLVGGLGVVPGANVGDDCAVFESVHGSAPDIAGRGIANPIATILSGNLMLRHLGEEKAADRVQAALTLFMADKSNLTPDLGGTATTDQLVDGILRKLDLLK
- a CDS encoding methyl-accepting chemotaxis protein, coding for MAHRDMRISTRLPLMVILPAVIIALLLGGNAAIVSEKALAKDAREKLSIAHKSRINQLGMMLERVSREVRTLAAGQEAEEAVVDLAEAFGRLGADGESRLAELYIKGNPHPLGERHHLDDAGDGSPYSALHKRHHPRLRSLCLENGYYDLFLIDQAGNIVFTVYKEADFATNLRHGAWKETGLARVAGQVLDHPVPGSLAFVAFEAYAPSSGAPAAFLATPIHDPDSGALLGSLAIQLPADLINSIMKDTTGLGETGECYLVGADFMMHSDSRFQQESTILGREVRTDVVQAALAGQSGTTTTRDYRNQKVLSAYGPLELLGYRWAVLAEIDLAEVRAPIRSMLLRIGAFALITTLIIAWIGRRLARGLVQPITALTGNMSTLAEGRLEITIPFTERGDELGEMARAVEVFKLNGLEVRRLEAAQQEREAKEAEERRRLRLQLAAEFESSVGQVVQAVSAAAEELQATAQSMSALSVETSAQAGSVAAAAEQSSVNLGAVAAASEELSGSIGEINRQVRTSSEIAEQAVASSRTADQNVERLTQSVARIGEVADLIKSVADQTNLLALNATIEAARAGEAGKGFAVVADEVKTLARQTTQATEDIRQQILAIQQDTQEAARSIRDISRVIGQNDEIVTSIAGAMEEQGVTTHEIARNVEQAAMGTREVSGNVGALSTAAEETGAASSQVLGAAQELSRHAGLLSSEVQAYLRRVREN